A genomic region of Vibrio ziniensis contains the following coding sequences:
- a CDS encoding aspartate/glutamate racemase family protein, whose translation MRILVVNPNTTASMTEKACVAARRIASEGTEIVAVTSQYGPVSIEGYYDEAMAVPGMLDAIQLEKDFDAVVIACFDDTGLDAARCLTDKPVIGIGEAAYRVAAMLSNKFSVVTTLGRSVPALEHNLIRYGMERQCIRVRSSEIPVLELESEGPDAISKITLEIEKAIEEDRAEAVVLGCAGMVDLADKLSEQFSIPVLDGVTCAVSLCESLVRLKVKTTRKGGYAPPPHSKLRTMNEMLNDK comes from the coding sequence ATGAGAATACTAGTGGTAAACCCTAATACCACAGCCAGCATGACTGAAAAAGCATGTGTCGCTGCTCGCCGAATAGCTTCTGAAGGAACAGAGATTGTCGCGGTTACTTCTCAGTACGGACCGGTATCAATAGAAGGGTACTATGATGAAGCGATGGCTGTACCGGGCATGCTAGATGCTATTCAATTAGAAAAAGATTTTGATGCGGTTGTCATTGCTTGTTTTGATGATACAGGTTTAGATGCTGCTCGTTGCTTGACTGATAAACCAGTGATCGGCATTGGTGAAGCCGCTTATCGTGTTGCGGCAATGCTTTCGAATAAGTTCAGTGTCGTGACAACGCTTGGGCGATCAGTGCCTGCATTAGAACACAATCTGATACGCTACGGGATGGAAAGGCAGTGTATTCGAGTACGTTCTTCTGAAATTCCAGTTCTGGAACTTGAAAGCGAAGGTCCAGATGCCATCTCAAAAATTACGCTGGAAATAGAAAAAGCAATTGAAGAAGATAGAGCGGAAGCTGTTGTTTTAGGCTGTGCAGGAATGGTTGATCTCGCAGATAAATTGTCTGAACAGTTTTCAATCCCAGTCTTGGACGGTGTCACATGCGCTGTGTCTTTATGTGAGAGTCTAGTGAGATTAAAAGTCAAAACAACTCGAAAAGGCGGTT
- the secF gene encoding protein translocase subunit SecF, which yields MEIKFTSFWRYTCSAISILLMALSIGVIAVQGLNWGQDFTGGIVSEIRLDKHIDESTLRTTLKQNSGSEVSLIATGEPQRWVLRYPVTVAKNVQLPELSKQLDIRIEILNTSIVGPQVGQELAEQGGLAVLIAIMCILGYLSFRFEWRLASGALFALIHDVVFVVAFFALTQMEFNLTVLAAVLAILGYSLNDSIIIADRIRELLIRKPDVPLAEINNMAVMATFSRTMVTSGTTLMTVAALWIMGGEPLQGFSIAMFIGVLTGTFSSIAVGTSLPEWLGLTSLHYQFTPLVKDI from the coding sequence ATGGAAATCAAATTCACTAGCTTCTGGCGTTACACCTGTAGCGCCATTTCGATTTTGCTTATGGCTTTGTCAATTGGTGTCATCGCTGTACAAGGCTTAAATTGGGGGCAAGATTTTACAGGCGGAATCGTCAGCGAAATCCGTCTTGATAAGCATATTGATGAGTCAACGCTCCGTACAACACTCAAACAAAACTCTGGTAGCGAAGTTTCGCTGATTGCTACAGGCGAACCTCAGCGTTGGGTGTTACGTTATCCTGTAACGGTGGCTAAAAATGTTCAGTTGCCAGAACTCTCAAAGCAATTGGATATCCGTATTGAAATACTCAATACCAGTATTGTTGGCCCGCAAGTTGGTCAAGAGCTGGCAGAGCAAGGCGGGCTGGCAGTGCTGATCGCTATCATGTGTATTCTAGGGTATTTATCGTTTCGCTTTGAATGGCGATTGGCAAGTGGAGCACTGTTTGCGCTGATCCACGATGTCGTGTTTGTTGTCGCCTTTTTTGCACTGACGCAAATGGAGTTCAACCTTACGGTGCTCGCTGCAGTCTTGGCAATTTTAGGTTATTCGTTGAACGATTCGATTATAATCGCAGACCGCATACGAGAGTTATTAATCCGAAAACCAGATGTTCCACTGGCAGAGATTAACAACATGGCGGTTATGGCGACGTTCTCCCGTACTATGGTGACATCTGGCACCACCTTAATGACCGTCGCAGCGCTTTGGATTATGGGCGGAGAACCTCTGCAAGGATTTTCGATTGCGATGTTCATCGGTGTCCTTACCGGAACATTCTCTTCGATTGCAGTAGGTACATCGTTGCCAGAATGGTTGGGCTTAACAAGTCTGCACTATCAATTCACCCCTTTAGTTAAAGATATTTAG